CGCAATTCTTTAATGAGCGCCGAGGACAGGAATCGAACCTGTGTTTGCCTGGTTCAGAGCCAGGTGCAACGACCAACAGTTGCCGCCTCGGTGTTTGGAAGTTCGAAGTCGGAAGGGTGAAGTTTGAAAGCACGGGTGGCAGGATTCGAACCTGCATACCACTGCTTCAAAGGCAGCTGGCTTACCGTTAGCCAACACCCGAGTGTTGTGCAGTCTTGCTCTTCTTCAAACTTCTAACTTCACTCTTCAAACTTCCGAAAAGCTCCGGTGGATGGGCTCGAACCATCAATCGTCTCCTTAACAGGGAGCCGCCCTACCGATTGGGCCACACCGGAATAGAATCAGTCTTCAGGTTTCAGACTTCAGGCATCAGAGGTAAGCATGCGAGACTACAGAAAACTGCGGGCGTTCGAATTGGCAGATCAACTTGCTATTGCCGTCTACAAATGCACTTCAACTTTTCCGAAAGAGGAGATGTTCGGATTGACGTCTCAACTTCGACGCGCCGCTGTCTCTGCTCCGTCGAACATCGTCGAAGGCAGTGCGAAATCGTCACAAGCCGACTACGTTCGATTTCTGGAAATCTCCTACGGATCCGTCTGCGAAGTCGAGTATCAGCTCTCACTTGCTCAACGGCTCTCTTATCTCGATGAAGACGCCGCAAATAAAGTGATCGCCATTGCCAACGAAACAGGCCGAGTACTCAACGGACTTCTTCGCTCTCTGAAGTCTGACTCCTGAATCCTGAAGTCTGACCAAGCGCCCAGTGGGAGTCGAACCCACACTTCCGCCATGGCAAGGCAGCAGGCTACCGCTACATCATGGGCGCAAAATTGCATCACAACCAAATTGTCAAAGATCTGCGGAAGTTTGAAGTTAGAAGGGTGAAGTGTGA
This is a stretch of genomic DNA from Stieleria sp. JC731. It encodes these proteins:
- a CDS encoding four helix bundle protein; the protein is MRDYRKLRAFELADQLAIAVYKCTSTFPKEEMFGLTSQLRRAAVSAPSNIVEGSAKSSQADYVRFLEISYGSVCEVEYQLSLAQRLSYLDEDAANKVIAIANETGRVLNGLLRSLKSDS